A stretch of the Vigna radiata var. radiata cultivar VC1973A chromosome 7, Vradiata_ver6, whole genome shotgun sequence genome encodes the following:
- the LOC106768115 gene encoding STS14 protein yields MLYRALFLLAALATFHGISEGDTPAVAAPLPAAARDFLEAHNEARAAVGVEPLRWSEQVANVTSKLVRYQRDKMGCQFANLTAGKYGANQLWAHGTAVTARMVVEEWVKQRQFYNHTDNSCVPNHKCGVYTQVVWRKSVELGCAQATCVKEDASLTICFYNPPGNYVGESPY; encoded by the coding sequence ATGCTTTATCGTGCACTGTTTCTGCTGGCAGCTCTCGCCACGTTCCACGGCATATCGGAGGGAGACACTCCGGCGGTGGCTGCCCCGCTCCCCGCGGCGGCGAGAGATTTCTTGGAGGCGCACAATGAGGCGAGGGCGGCGGTGGGCGTTGAGCCGCTGCGGTGGAGCGAGCAGGTGGCGAACGTGACGAGCAAGCTGGTGCGGTACCAGAGGGACAAGATGGGGTGCCAGTTCGCCAACCTAACCGCCGGAAAGTATGGGGCGAACCAGCTATGGGCGCACGGCACGGCGGTGACGGCGCGCATGGTGGTGGAGGAGTGGGTGAAGCAGAGACAGTTCTACAACCACACCGACAACTCGTGCGTGCCCAACCACAAGTGTGGCGTGTACACGCAGGTGGTGTGGAGGAAGTCGGTGGAGCTCGGATGCGCTCAAGCGACGTGCGTGAAAGAGGATGCCAGCTTGACCATTTGCTTCTACAATCCCCCAGGGAACTACGTTGGGGAAAGCCCTTACTGA